From Humisphaera borealis, the proteins below share one genomic window:
- the alaS gene encoding alanine--tRNA ligase codes for MTSAEIRQQFIDFFVQKHGHTFVPSSPVVPHDDPTLLFTNAGMNQFKPLFLGTEKRAYTRAVNTQKCIRAGGKHNDLDDVGRSRRHHTFFEMLGNWSFGDYFKKEAIAWSWELLTKVWKLDPTRLHVTVHAGDASIGVERDNEAADIWRKVANWEQYGHKSDDHIHYGNTKDNFWEMGDTGPCGPCTEIFVDRTPDKTGGPTVLSGEDPRVMEVWNNVFIQYNRAWKTGGEAAVKSFDSTRSEPLPGEDAQTSRDRIRVQSFGTSNRAAWVAQNSTLDVLPAQHVDTGMGLERIIQVLQGKDDNYGIDLFDPFWAKLKELSGITYGGKYPKSNSADPVAEAADAQLRHDIAFRVIADHIRCLTFALTDGAVPSNEGRGYVLRRILRRAVRFGRQQLELKEPFLHKLVPVVVEAMGGAFPELKKGTERVVELVKDEEVSFGRTLERGIALSLSAAVEAFKKQFDEEHTNVQSEERLHCEIGGFSHGGVLESDIQRWRDDGTLPLLDATSVRIMRLKFDIAETIEVIRAADLNGAIVKKYLKSAPVIDGHRVFKLHDTFGFPVDLSRIMAEERGMSVDLAGYEKLMEEARDKARSGGKEEDTSLFDLPPDVIASLQKQSVAKTDDSPKYAGTRTRATVKAIWNGRELVESVAAVPSSGTPGEGEGGGFSASGITANSADSVVGSNPHPNPPPEYRRRGPEAVAVILDRTPFYAEMGGQVGDEGTMNAPGTSFAVTTARGVGGYVLHVGELRHGAIKVGTELEVAVDAVLRPRTEQNHTTTHIANWALREVLGEGVQQKGSLVDPEKLRFDFSHNKAIADDELGRIEQLVNESIVRKLPVYAEEAPQEQALKINGLRAVFGEKYPPMVRVVSIGVPVADLLRDPANENWRQFSIEFCGGTHLKSSDQATAFAITAEESVSKGIRRIVAHTGDAARQVQAADAALELLVANATRAPNELLSASLQEIQKTLAGSPVSLRGKRRTQAAIADLQARIKTYEKSQKQSAASSVDVSGIAEKLLAAATPIGPGKLVVADVPDASAEQLLTITDSLKKRAGSFGILLGGVADGKVSFVAIVSDDVIKLGLKAGDWIRDTAKVAGGGGGGRPQHAQAGGKDPTKLGEALDVARAFAAKYAG; via the coding sequence GAGAAGCGCGCCTATACGCGGGCGGTCAACACGCAGAAGTGCATTCGCGCCGGCGGCAAGCACAACGACCTCGACGACGTCGGCCGATCCCGCCGGCATCACACGTTCTTCGAGATGCTCGGCAACTGGTCCTTCGGCGACTACTTCAAGAAAGAAGCGATCGCATGGAGCTGGGAGCTGCTGACCAAGGTCTGGAAGCTCGACCCCACCCGGCTGCACGTCACCGTTCACGCCGGCGACGCCAGCATCGGCGTCGAGCGCGACAACGAAGCCGCCGACATCTGGCGGAAGGTCGCCAACTGGGAGCAGTACGGGCACAAGTCCGACGACCACATTCACTACGGCAACACGAAGGACAACTTCTGGGAGATGGGAGATACCGGCCCGTGCGGCCCCTGCACCGAAATCTTCGTCGACCGCACGCCGGACAAGACCGGCGGCCCGACGGTCCTGAGTGGTGAAGACCCGCGGGTGATGGAGGTCTGGAACAACGTCTTCATCCAGTACAACCGCGCATGGAAGACGGGAGGGGAGGCCGCGGTCAAGAGCTTTGATTCGACGCGCAGCGAGCCTCTCCCCGGCGAAGATGCACAGACCTCACGCGATCGTATTCGCGTGCAGAGTTTCGGGACATCGAACCGAGCCGCCTGGGTCGCTCAGAATTCAACGCTCGACGTGCTGCCCGCGCAGCACGTCGACACCGGCATGGGCCTGGAGCGCATCATCCAGGTGCTGCAGGGGAAGGACGACAACTACGGCATCGACCTGTTTGACCCGTTCTGGGCGAAGCTGAAGGAACTGAGCGGCATCACCTACGGCGGGAAGTACCCGAAATCCAACAGCGCCGATCCCGTCGCCGAGGCCGCCGATGCACAGCTACGCCACGACATCGCGTTTCGCGTGATCGCCGATCACATCCGGTGCCTGACGTTCGCGCTGACGGATGGCGCGGTGCCTTCGAATGAAGGTCGAGGGTACGTCCTGCGCCGTATCTTGCGCCGAGCCGTCCGCTTCGGCCGGCAGCAGTTAGAGTTGAAAGAGCCGTTCCTGCACAAGCTGGTGCCGGTGGTGGTGGAGGCGATGGGTGGGGCGTTTCCGGAGTTGAAGAAGGGTACGGAACGCGTGGTGGAGTTGGTGAAGGATGAGGAGGTTAGCTTTGGGAGGACGCTGGAGAGGGGGATCGCTCTATCGCTCTCTGCTGCTGTAGAAGCATTCAAGAAACAGTTCGATGAAGAGCATACGAATGTGCAAAGCGAAGAGCGCCTCCACTGCGAGATCGGAGGATTTAGTCATGGCGGCGTTTTGGAATCCGACATCCAGCGTTGGCGCGACGACGGTACGCTCCCGCTACTTGACGCCACGAGTGTGCGGATCATGCGACTGAAGTTTGATATTGCGGAAACGATCGAAGTAATACGCGCTGCCGATTTGAATGGGGCTATCGTCAAGAAGTATTTGAAATCCGCTCCTGTCATTGACGGTCACCGCGTTTTCAAGCTTCATGACACATTTGGCTTTCCCGTAGACCTCTCTCGCATCATGGCCGAAGAACGCGGCATGTCCGTTGACCTCGCCGGCTACGAGAAGTTGATGGAAGAGGCCCGCGACAAGGCCCGGTCGGGCGGGAAGGAAGAGGACACGAGCCTCTTCGACCTTCCGCCTGACGTCATCGCAAGTCTTCAGAAGCAGTCGGTTGCGAAGACGGACGACTCGCCCAAGTATGCGGGGACTCGCACTCGCGCCACTGTGAAGGCGATCTGGAACGGGCGTGAACTTGTCGAGAGCGTCGCCGCTGTCCCCTCCTCCGGTACTCCGGGGGAGGGCGAGGGTGGGGGTTTTTCGGCGAGCGGCATCACTGCAAACTCGGCGGACAGCGTCGTTGGAAGCAACCCCCACCCTAACCCTCCCCCGGAGTACCGGAGGAGGGGACCGGAAGCCGTCGCGGTGATTCTGGATCGCACGCCCTTCTACGCCGAGATGGGCGGGCAGGTGGGCGACGAAGGGACGATGAACGCGCCGGGCACGTCGTTCGCCGTCACCACCGCTCGCGGCGTGGGTGGCTACGTGCTGCATGTGGGCGAACTCCGCCACGGCGCGATCAAGGTGGGCACAGAGCTTGAGGTTGCCGTCGACGCCGTCCTCCGTCCGCGGACCGAGCAAAACCACACCACCACCCACATCGCCAACTGGGCGTTGCGTGAAGTCCTCGGCGAAGGCGTGCAGCAGAAGGGCTCGCTCGTCGACCCCGAAAAACTCCGCTTCGACTTCTCCCACAACAAGGCGATCGCAGACGACGAACTGGGGCGCATCGAGCAGCTCGTCAACGAATCGATCGTGCGAAAGCTGCCGGTCTACGCCGAGGAAGCGCCGCAGGAGCAGGCGCTCAAGATCAACGGCCTGCGGGCAGTGTTCGGTGAGAAGTATCCGCCGATGGTCCGCGTCGTTTCGATCGGCGTCCCGGTTGCCGACCTGCTGAGAGACCCGGCCAACGAAAACTGGCGGCAGTTCTCCATCGAGTTCTGCGGCGGCACGCACCTCAAGTCGTCCGACCAGGCGACGGCGTTTGCCATCACCGCCGAGGAGTCGGTCAGCAAGGGCATCCGCCGAATTGTGGCCCACACCGGCGACGCCGCCCGGCAGGTGCAGGCGGCCGACGCCGCGCTGGAGTTGCTCGTCGCCAATGCGACTCGGGCACCGAACGAGTTGCTGTCGGCATCCCTGCAGGAGATTCAAAAGACGCTCGCCGGGTCACCCGTCAGCCTGCGCGGCAAGCGACGGACGCAGGCGGCGATCGCCGACCTGCAGGCGCGTATCAAGACCTACGAAAAGTCACAGAAGCAGAGCGCGGCGTCGTCGGTCGATGTTTCCGGCATCGCCGAGAAGCTGCTGGCCGCAGCGACGCCCATCGGTCCAGGTAAGCTCGTCGTCGCCGACGTCCCCGACGCCAGTGCCGAGCAGCTGCTGACCATCACCGACTCGCTCAAGAAGCGCGCCGGGAGCTTTGGCATCCTGCTCGGCGGCGTCGCCGACGGGAAGGTGTCGTTCGTCGCGATCGTGAGTGACGACGTGATCAAGCTGGGCCTCAAGGCCGGCGACTGGATCCGCGACACGGCGAAGGTCGCCGGCGGCGGCGGCGGCGGCCGACCCCAGCACGCCCAGGCCGGTGGTAAAGACCCGACCAAGCTCGGCGAAGCACTCGACGTCGCCCGGGCCTTCGCGGCGAAGTACGCGGGCTGA
- a CDS encoding YncE family protein, translating into MAGRRVRCRDCGSVFALTSGPAAAVATDSRPAARQDLPAGVNAASPAGKLAGPAADAFRIPPATARGGTESVNPLDAPVLTGQGDSDAVFTHAFQSYQPAARLNYIHNFPYAYLLDRWLPPLLIGVSVVWLLLQISLGNESGAGWAIALRLFLAIAGFGLVFFPLGWLGMSLGCRWARFNRPPSPAKRVAAATLFPYALLLILWMLVGSPAGAIPAVLVTLIVAVGLAWLLYRPTPEESPISLTAAGAAFLVGVAVCFAAALGINEAARSIARSGKPSPDLVSSPVGPGLAWEPRAVPVDDGKTPTIARVDPPPATTEPTPTEQPPEPQPPQPQTPERPPGDPVPQAAPVLPPVATPPATRPSPPPATMASILPDPFAASRLFGQGASSTRPTQSDPPGAPETPANPGNPPATPAQPTGDPLADRVVVAASPLVAKVDVPKTLPPFERVVFPITPSPFALFIRPAQGLNADALEVWNLQTMVRVSSRIAPHDERDDPLSGNYALHPSGTLVARIGAFPTLGVDLISTSDLLTAPQRVPFPPAGSPIKAISRPKVVGFVADERVLVHGEDGDRSAMLVFDIRNRGISRDNYVPTGPWTPTNRAASPDGRFFAIVGETLGTDGQPQAELAVVDVLAYTVRKTPIVGVDKQWAAAPTGVAFSQDGKKLAILYERNGQAAILWQQFDAKVMPGEVRRLQVMVPPAVGNAPPEEGTPPVAGRLASINGGRAWLVGGNAIVDAANGQPIGDLGVPQHLGSHDVGGSIAVVRDDEGPRRMILIRLAPSLTAKPATNPATPPR; encoded by the coding sequence ATGGCCGGTCGCCGGGTGCGCTGCCGTGATTGCGGGAGCGTCTTCGCACTGACCAGCGGCCCGGCCGCGGCTGTCGCAACCGATAGCCGGCCGGCCGCACGGCAGGATCTCCCCGCCGGCGTGAATGCCGCCAGCCCCGCAGGCAAACTTGCCGGTCCCGCCGCCGATGCCTTTCGCATCCCCCCGGCGACGGCCCGAGGCGGAACCGAGAGCGTCAATCCGCTCGACGCCCCGGTGCTGACCGGCCAGGGCGACAGCGACGCCGTCTTCACGCACGCGTTCCAAAGCTATCAGCCCGCCGCACGGCTCAACTACATCCACAACTTTCCCTACGCCTACCTGCTGGACCGCTGGCTACCCCCGCTGCTGATCGGCGTCAGTGTCGTCTGGTTGCTCCTCCAAATCTCCCTAGGGAATGAGTCTGGTGCCGGCTGGGCGATTGCCCTTCGGCTGTTCCTGGCGATCGCCGGATTCGGTCTGGTGTTCTTTCCGCTGGGCTGGCTGGGCATGTCGCTGGGGTGCCGATGGGCGCGGTTCAACCGTCCGCCGTCGCCGGCAAAGCGGGTCGCAGCTGCGACCCTGTTTCCCTATGCCCTGCTGCTGATCCTCTGGATGCTCGTCGGCAGCCCGGCGGGTGCGATCCCCGCGGTACTGGTCACGCTCATCGTCGCGGTCGGCCTCGCGTGGCTTCTGTACCGGCCGACCCCCGAAGAATCGCCGATCAGTCTCACCGCGGCCGGGGCGGCGTTTCTTGTTGGCGTAGCAGTCTGCTTCGCGGCAGCGCTTGGCATTAACGAAGCGGCGCGCTCGATCGCTCGTTCCGGCAAACCATCCCCCGACCTGGTCTCCAGCCCGGTCGGTCCAGGGCTGGCATGGGAGCCCCGCGCGGTGCCAGTTGATGACGGCAAAACGCCGACAATCGCCCGCGTCGATCCGCCGCCGGCGACCACCGAGCCCACGCCGACCGAGCAGCCCCCGGAACCTCAGCCCCCGCAGCCGCAAACACCGGAACGCCCGCCCGGCGATCCTGTCCCACAGGCAGCTCCAGTGCTGCCCCCCGTGGCCACTCCCCCGGCCACCCGGCCAAGCCCTCCGCCGGCGACGATGGCTTCGATTCTGCCCGACCCCTTCGCAGCCAGCCGGCTTTTCGGCCAGGGAGCCTCGTCCACCCGCCCGACACAATCCGATCCCCCCGGCGCGCCCGAAACTCCGGCGAACCCCGGCAATCCGCCGGCCACGCCCGCACAACCCACCGGCGATCCGCTCGCCGACCGCGTCGTCGTTGCGGCTTCGCCGCTGGTGGCGAAGGTCGATGTCCCCAAGACCCTGCCGCCGTTCGAGCGGGTGGTGTTCCCGATCACGCCGTCGCCGTTCGCCCTGTTCATTCGGCCGGCGCAGGGCCTTAACGCCGACGCGTTGGAAGTCTGGAACCTTCAGACAATGGTCCGCGTGTCGTCCCGCATCGCGCCGCACGATGAGCGTGACGACCCGCTGTCCGGCAACTATGCACTTCACCCTTCTGGAACGCTGGTCGCCCGAATCGGCGCGTTCCCGACGCTGGGCGTCGACCTGATTTCCACCAGCGACCTGCTGACCGCACCGCAGCGCGTTCCCTTCCCGCCCGCCGGCAGTCCGATCAAGGCGATCTCTCGGCCAAAGGTCGTCGGCTTCGTCGCCGACGAGCGCGTTCTGGTTCATGGCGAAGACGGCGACCGGTCCGCGATGCTGGTCTTTGATATCAGGAACCGGGGCATCAGCCGGGACAACTACGTTCCGACCGGCCCCTGGACGCCAACCAACCGCGCCGCCAGCCCCGACGGCCGGTTCTTTGCCATCGTCGGCGAAACGCTCGGCACCGACGGCCAGCCACAGGCCGAACTCGCCGTCGTGGATGTGCTGGCGTACACGGTGCGGAAGACGCCGATCGTCGGCGTGGACAAGCAGTGGGCCGCGGCACCGACGGGTGTCGCGTTCTCGCAGGATGGGAAAAAGCTCGCGATTCTGTACGAGCGCAACGGCCAGGCGGCGATCCTCTGGCAGCAGTTCGATGCCAAGGTCATGCCTGGTGAAGTCCGGCGATTGCAGGTGATGGTGCCGCCGGCCGTCGGCAACGCTCCGCCCGAGGAAGGCACGCCGCCCGTCGCCGGCCGACTGGCCTCCATCAACGGCGGCCGGGCGTGGCTCGTCGGCGGGAACGCCATCGTCGATGCCGCGAACGGACAACCCATCGGCGACCTCGGCGTGCCGCAGCATCTGGGTTCCCACGACGTCGGTGGATCGATAGCAGTCGTCCGCGACGACGAAGGCCCCCGCCGAATGATCCTCATCCGCCTGGCCCCCTCACTGACGGCCAAGCCCGCCACCAACCCGGCGACGCCGCCGCGGTGA
- a CDS encoding c-type cytochrome domain-containing protein, whose product MARYRALLIVGFASLIGTVPCPAADQPIPVAKLDRTSTVDFEKELLPILNNSCLACHNKTKPKAGLVMETPADILKGGDSGPAVVPGKPAESMLLKSAAHSDKDIEAMPPPGNKVKAPNLTSEQLGLMALWISQGAKGEVKGAGPIAWRQVAPSIQPILAVAVTPDGRLAAAGRGVGIDLYDLKAGKLIGRIADPALKSDATRPAAHRDLVQSLAFTADGKLLASGSYREVKLWKPAKDSEATDWALDKTIGTGDGQSPLADRVLALDFSPDDKTLAIAGGAPTRGGQLSLYSIADGKIEKSLDELHSDTIQAICFSADGKQIVTGSADKFVRLIDLPGGKVARSFEGHTHHVLGVAISKDGKTIVSSGADNAIRFWDVASGDRKKTSPTFDKEATSIHRAGDDFVACTGDARVETFKSDGSKSKTLSGATEFMHAVAASADGKLIVAGGQDGVLRVWTADGKSVGTFQ is encoded by the coding sequence ATGGCACGTTATAGAGCACTGCTGATCGTCGGATTCGCCTCGCTTATCGGAACGGTGCCCTGCCCCGCCGCCGACCAACCCATTCCGGTTGCCAAGCTTGATCGCACTTCCACCGTCGACTTCGAAAAAGAGCTCCTGCCGATCCTGAACAACTCCTGCCTGGCGTGCCACAACAAGACCAAGCCCAAGGCCGGCCTGGTGATGGAAACACCGGCCGACATCCTTAAGGGCGGCGACAGCGGGCCGGCGGTTGTCCCGGGCAAGCCTGCCGAAAGCATGCTGCTCAAGTCGGCGGCCCACAGCGACAAAGACATCGAGGCGATGCCCCCGCCGGGGAACAAGGTGAAGGCCCCGAACCTCACCAGCGAACAACTCGGCCTGATGGCGCTCTGGATCAGCCAGGGCGCCAAAGGTGAAGTGAAAGGCGCCGGTCCGATCGCCTGGCGGCAGGTCGCGCCGAGCATTCAGCCGATCCTCGCCGTCGCGGTCACGCCCGACGGCCGCCTTGCCGCCGCCGGCCGTGGCGTGGGGATCGATTTGTACGACCTCAAGGCCGGCAAGCTCATCGGCCGCATCGCCGACCCCGCCCTGAAGTCCGACGCCACCCGCCCCGCCGCCCATCGCGATCTCGTGCAATCGCTTGCCTTCACCGCCGACGGCAAGCTGCTCGCGTCCGGCAGCTACCGCGAAGTCAAACTCTGGAAGCCGGCGAAGGACTCTGAGGCGACCGACTGGGCGCTCGACAAAACCATCGGCACCGGCGACGGCCAATCCCCTCTCGCCGACCGTGTTTTGGCACTGGACTTCAGCCCCGATGACAAGACCCTCGCCATCGCCGGCGGCGCACCCACGCGCGGCGGCCAGCTTTCCCTTTACTCGATCGCTGACGGAAAGATCGAGAAGTCGCTCGACGAACTCCACTCCGACACCATCCAGGCGATCTGCTTCTCCGCCGACGGCAAGCAGATCGTCACCGGCTCGGCCGACAAGTTCGTTCGTCTGATCGACCTGCCCGGCGGCAAGGTCGCCCGCAGCTTCGAGGGACACACACATCACGTGCTGGGCGTCGCGATCAGCAAGGACGGCAAGACCATCGTCAGTTCCGGCGCCGACAATGCCATTCGGTTCTGGGATGTCGCCTCCGGCGATCGCAAAAAGACCTCGCCCACATTCGACAAGGAAGCCACCAGCATCCACCGCGCCGGAGACGACTTCGTCGCCTGTACCGGCGACGCCAGGGTAGAAACGTTCAAGAGCGACGGAAGCAAGTCCAAAACCCTCAGCGGTGCGACCGAGTTCATGCACGCCGTCGCGGCATCCGCCGACGGAAAGCTGATCGTGGCCGGCGGGCAGGACGGCGTGCTGCGGGTCTGGACGGCCGACGGCAAGTCCGTGGGAACGTTTCAGTAA
- a CDS encoding PPC domain-containing protein has protein sequence MLRSVSVAVVSLFIASSALAQLPAARISAVVPPGGKSGTTFDVKIEGIDLDDIAELRFSHPGINAKKSEADGKSKTGTFTVTLGNDVPVGVYDCRAIGRFGISNPRGFFVHDRQTAAGAKAGNTPDAAAKLPPNAYAAGQCSANAFDFWSFTAAKGQRVMIECVAKEIDSKLSPNLAVDDATGRELDRSRRNGFIDFTAPADGDYLIRVSDALYRGGNEFNYLLAASAAPRLSHVFPPSSKPGGKTTFTLFGRNLPGGKKSELLAADGKPLEQIQVDIDLPIEPAAGQRLQSAGMVAPSSAALSGFAYRLKSDYGTSNAVPILYVGTKPEVETEAIETGKRNDLPENAQKLSLPAEVAGRFYPRNDRDYYTFDAKKGDVYFVSIVCDRLDQPAAPLVVVQKVTKDDKGEKLADVLTSPEDESNPGTPAFRTSTRDFAMKWEVKEDGAYRLLARDRFSLSRDDGALRYHLSIRKPAPDFQLAASPVSAAASETAVWNPVLRKGGTAVLRVNLFRQDDFESDVTVSVVGLPPDVKCDQVTISGKESVGVLLLSATNDTKPWAGRIGVVATAKTDTGELKREARAGAVVAGSNADPKANNNNNLDMIVARVVSDLAIAVCDEAEPLTLTTADDKVYEVVSGEKLSIPLKLSKAGEIKAALKLKAFGPEAFKGLKEVSIDVKADKATVELDTKQVKLPPGTHIFYLASPAQFKYERPGGDPPAKPDEKKNGKDKKKLDAKDVSTTLISAPITVRVLPAPEAEKKDKKK, from the coding sequence GTGCTCCGTTCCGTTTCGGTCGCCGTTGTTAGTCTTTTCATCGCCTCCAGCGCCCTCGCACAGTTGCCCGCGGCCCGCATCTCGGCCGTCGTGCCGCCCGGCGGTAAGTCGGGCACGACGTTCGATGTGAAGATCGAAGGCATCGACCTCGACGACATCGCCGAGCTGCGTTTCAGCCACCCGGGGATTAACGCTAAAAAGAGCGAAGCAGACGGTAAGTCAAAGACCGGTACGTTCACGGTTACGTTGGGCAACGACGTACCCGTCGGCGTCTACGACTGCCGCGCCATCGGGCGGTTCGGCATCTCAAACCCGCGCGGGTTCTTCGTCCACGACCGCCAGACGGCCGCGGGTGCCAAGGCGGGCAATACGCCCGACGCCGCCGCCAAGCTTCCCCCCAATGCCTACGCCGCCGGGCAATGCTCGGCCAACGCGTTCGACTTCTGGTCGTTTACCGCCGCCAAGGGGCAGCGGGTAATGATCGAATGCGTCGCGAAAGAGATCGACTCGAAGCTGTCGCCGAACCTGGCGGTCGACGATGCCACCGGTCGCGAGCTCGACCGCAGCCGCCGAAACGGCTTCATCGACTTCACAGCACCGGCCGATGGCGATTACCTCATCCGCGTCAGTGATGCGCTCTATCGCGGCGGCAACGAGTTCAACTACCTCCTGGCCGCCTCCGCCGCCCCACGACTAAGCCACGTTTTTCCCCCCTCTTCCAAGCCTGGCGGGAAGACCACCTTTACCCTGTTCGGCCGTAACCTGCCCGGCGGAAAGAAGAGCGAACTGCTCGCCGCCGACGGCAAGCCACTGGAACAGATCCAGGTCGATATCGACCTTCCGATCGAGCCGGCCGCAGGCCAGCGACTTCAGTCGGCCGGAATGGTCGCGCCGTCCAGTGCAGCGCTCAGCGGGTTTGCGTACCGCCTCAAGAGTGATTACGGAACGTCGAACGCCGTGCCGATTCTGTACGTCGGCACGAAGCCCGAGGTTGAGACGGAAGCGATCGAAACCGGCAAGCGAAATGATTTGCCGGAGAACGCCCAGAAGCTGTCGCTGCCGGCCGAGGTCGCCGGGCGGTTCTACCCCCGCAACGACCGCGACTACTACACGTTCGACGCCAAAAAGGGTGACGTCTACTTCGTCAGCATCGTCTGCGACCGGCTCGATCAGCCGGCCGCTCCGCTGGTCGTCGTGCAGAAGGTGACGAAGGACGACAAGGGTGAAAAGCTCGCCGATGTCCTCACCAGTCCGGAGGACGAATCGAACCCCGGCACGCCGGCGTTTCGGACATCGACCCGCGACTTTGCGATGAAGTGGGAGGTCAAGGAAGACGGGGCGTATCGCCTGCTCGCCCGCGACCGCTTCAGCCTTTCTCGCGACGACGGCGCCCTCCGCTATCACCTGTCCATCCGCAAGCCTGCCCCCGATTTCCAGCTCGCCGCTTCGCCGGTGTCGGCGGCGGCCTCGGAGACGGCCGTCTGGAACCCCGTGCTCCGTAAAGGCGGCACGGCGGTGCTCCGCGTCAACCTCTTCCGACAGGACGACTTCGAAAGCGATGTGACCGTGTCGGTCGTCGGACTTCCGCCGGACGTGAAGTGCGACCAGGTGACGATCTCCGGTAAAGAGAGCGTGGGCGTCCTGCTGCTGTCGGCAACCAACGATACGAAACCCTGGGCGGGTCGGATCGGCGTCGTCGCGACGGCCAAGACCGACACCGGCGAGCTTAAGCGCGAGGCCCGCGCCGGAGCGGTCGTCGCCGGTTCCAACGCCGACCCCAAGGCAAACAACAATAACAACCTCGACATGATCGTCGCCCGCGTGGTGAGCGACCTGGCGATCGCGGTCTGCGACGAAGCCGAACCGCTGACGCTGACGACCGCCGACGACAAGGTGTACGAAGTCGTCAGCGGCGAAAAGCTGTCGATCCCGCTTAAGCTGAGCAAGGCTGGTGAGATCAAGGCCGCGCTGAAGCTCAAGGCGTTCGGGCCAGAAGCATTCAAAGGGCTCAAGGAAGTCAGCATCGACGTCAAGGCCGACAAGGCGACGGTCGAACTGGACACCAAGCAGGTCAAGCTCCCGCCGGGAACTCACATCTTCTACCTGGCGTCGCCGGCGCAGTTCAAATACGAGCGCCCCGGCGGCGACCCACCCGCCAAGCCGGATGAGAAGAAGAATGGCAAAGACAAGAAGAAGTTGGACGCCAAGGACGTGTCGACGACGCTGATCTCCGCGCCGATCACCGTCAGGGTTCTTCCCGCACCGGAAGCGGAGAAGAAGGACAAGAAGAAGTAG